Genomic window (Vitis riparia cultivar Riparia Gloire de Montpellier isolate 1030 chromosome 4, EGFV_Vit.rip_1.0, whole genome shotgun sequence):
GTAAAGCTATTTCGTTTGACACATTTCCATCCATTTTCTTAATGGCAGCCAAATCCCCCTTAATTGTGCCACGATAAACAGATCCCTTAATCAGACAACTTGGGCTGAAATTGTCAGTTGCAGATTGTAGTTCCTCAAATTTGTAAACTTTGACGGATTGTGCCATGCTGGATATACTCTCGAAGAACTCATGTTCTTCCACCTTGAGGGGTTTTTCAAGTGGTTTAAAGCTCTCTGAGACAGcaatttgatcatttttcttcttggtTTTTCTGAAGAATTTTACGAAAATGACATAGCcaaagaacaaaagaagaaCAACTCCTGCAGCAACTCCAACAATAACATACACCCATGTCTTCTTTGAACTTCCACTGGGGGAAGATACAGCAgatggaggtggaggtggtggtggcggtggtggtggtggcacTATGGTTTGGGAGCTTGAAGGTGGATTTTGCAGAGGAATTAGAAGGGTAGTAAAAGGATTAATGGTGTCTTGCTCAGAAAGCTCATTAGCTTCAAGAGTCCTTCCAGTATCGACACCAAACCTCCCACTTATAGCTGAAACAGTATCACCATAAGCGACCAGGTAACTCATTAGATACTTGACACCCGCATCGCTTTGGGCCTTTGTTGGACAAGCACACCTGAGAGGAACAGTAATTGAAGTACCAGGATTTAGATTTGTTGCACTTACAGAAGGGTTTTGGTTTAGGAGAGCCTGACAGGTTGAGAGGCCTTGGAAAGTGTTGTTTGCAATCCATAAGGGATAGTCTCCATTTTGAACAACATAAGATGTGTTTGTCTGAGAGTAGTTACCTGAACAAGAGCAGTTGACAGGAACAATCACCTCCTTGTTTGTGTCAAAAGTAGCAGTCTCAGTTACTGAATTGATTTGAGCGAGCTGAGATGGGTCAGAAGCCAAGAGATCAGAGATGGAAGAAACATTGTTATATGGGGATTCTGATCTGAAGATGAGGTAAGTTTGGCAGGTGGTGTTTACACCATTACAGGTGTAACCAAGAACAGTagtataattattattgtaaCAGTCTGCTGTGCCCAGGCCGAGGTAAGACTGCTGAGCAAGAATCAAGGAAAAGCAACAAATCAGGGAGAGAGTGAAGACGGAGAAGAAAGATGGAGAGGCCATTTTGGTTGAATTGGAAGATCTCATGGGGATGAATCGGTTATAAACTATGCTCTCTGTCTCTGTCAAACAGGTTGGCTTAACTTTTGGGTGTTGTGCTTTGAACTGACTTTTCTAATAACTTTTCTAATAACGTGTCAATGTATCTCTGTGACGAAATTTCTTGGAATAGAGAAGATTGGTCGATAATTCGCTGGTCATCTTCCGTATATGGTTTGGCTTGGTTTACCATTTCAGCTTGTCTCAGGGTTGAACTTCAGAAGGTAGCGAGGTTGTGGGCGCTCGCTGCCTGCCACCATATGAACTCTGAGAAGAGCATAGAAACATTCTGCCTTTATATGTAGTTAGCAACCATTATGTCGGTTTTAAATGGTAAAATAGCTATTGAAAAGACTTGGATGCAAGAGGTCCTTGCCAGGTAATACTGCCTTGAGCAGGGATAATTTACGGGAAGGTTTCAAAGGCAATAATGTAAAACTTGAGATGATGTTCATGTGGGGCAGCTCCAATGGATCTGAAAGATGCAAGTTCATGTGTGTCTATAATGCTGATACACTTATTCTGAAACATAGGCGTAACCTCAGTCCCTCCTCTATCAGTGAACTAATATTTCAGAGCACTCTTTAAAGGACCAGGCATTTTTTTACCTGCAGAATAAAGAAATAGTGACCATGCTAAGCAACCCAAAGCACCTAAATATGACAGAGGCCTTTAGGAATCTAAACTTCAGACTGATTATAGATGCAAGAAACTAGCAACAACATAACAAGGAAAATGGGAAGGAATGTAAGAAATATTACAGAAATTCAGATATCGACCTCCCCATAAGGAGATTGCCAGCAAAAAACTCTAACTGGAATTTTGGTATCCTGAGACATTATTAGACAATTCCCAGGTCACTGAAGTGGTCAAGGTTCTTGACAGGGCTTGCACTATCTCAACCATATCTGGGCGACTTGCTGGAGATTTCTTTAAGCAGCTATCTATCAATCTGATCATAACAATGGCAAGTTCCAAAGGATAATTCCCACTCAGGGAAGGATCAATGAAGTTCCTCAACTTCTCCTTTCCATCTCCCTCATGGAGCACAGCAACTAAGACATCTGGTAGGTGCATGTTCTCACCTTCATATAATGCAGCAACTTCTTTCCCTGTAAGCATCTCCAGCATGAGAACCCCAAATGCATAAACATCAAGCTTTGTGGAGACCAAACCATTCTCCAGATACTCTGGTGCCATGTAACCTCTTGTCCCAATGATATGCCTGGTTAAGGCAAACTGACCCTCCTGCCCCTCTGCTGACCTTGCTAAACCGAAGTTAGCAATCTTAGCCCTGAAGTCACTATCAAGAAGCACATTACCGCTTTTTATGTCCTTGTGGACATAGGGAGGGCTGGTATAGCTATGGAGATAGTTAAGCCCTGTGGCCACATCCAAAGCAATTTGAATTCTCTGCATCCAAACTAAAAACCTGCTGTCATCATTGTTGTTATAGATCCAATCAGTCAAGGGTCCATTAACAGCATACTCATGGACGAGGTACCAATGCCCATCATTAAAACAAATGCCAGAGAGGCGGATGACATTGAAATGGTTGATCTTGTTTAGTAAAGCTATTTCATTTGACACCTCTCCATCCATTTTCTTTATGGCAGCCAAATCCCCTTTAATCGTGCCACGGTAAACAGACCCCTTTATCCTACAATTGGGGCTGAAATTATCAGTTGCAGATTGTAGTTCTTCAAATTTGTAAACTTTGAGGGATTGTGCTATGCTAGATATACTCTCCAAGAACTCATGCTGTTCCTCCTTAAGTGGTTTCTCACATGCCTCAAAGCTATCTGAGATAGCAATTGGATCAGTTTTCTTCCTAGTTTTCctaaagaatttgaagaaaataacaGAGCCAAACAGCAATACAAGAGCACTTCCGGCAACAACTCCAACAACGACATAAACCCATGTTTTCTTCAAGCTTTTACTTGGGGACGATACAGCAGTTGGAGGTGGAGGTGCTGgtggcggcggcggcggcggcacTATAGTTTGGGAACTTGAGGGCAGATTTTGCAGGGGAATTAGAAGGGTAGTAAAGGGATAAATGTTGGGGTTTTGCTCAGAAAGCTCATTAGCTTCAAGAGTCATTCCAGTATCCACACCAAATCTCACACTAATGCTTGAAACATAATCACCAGAAGCGACCAAGTAACTCATGAGATACTTGACACCCACATCACTTTGGTTCTTGGTAGGACAAGCACACCTAAGAGGAACAGTAAGCTTCGTACCAGTATATATATTAGTAGTTAGAGAAGTTCTTTGACTCCGGAGAGCTTGACATGTAGAGAGGCCTTCGAAGGTGTTATTTGCTATCAATAAGTAGGTATCTCCATGCTGAACAACATAAGAGGTGTTTGCCTGAGAGAACTCACCTGAACAGGAGCAATTGACTGGAACAATGACCTCTTTCTTTGTTTCAAATGTAGCAGTCTCATCAACTGAATTGATTTGGGCAAGCTGAGATGGGTCAGACCCCAGAAGATCAGATATGGAAGAAACATCGTTATATGGGGGTTCAGATCTGAAGATAAGGAAAGCTTGGCAACTAGCGTTGACACCATTGCAGGCGTAACCAAGAACAGAAGTTAAATTATTGTTGTCGCAGTCTGTTGTACCCTTTCCCACATATGATTGCTGAGCAAGAatggaggaagagaaagaaatcAGAGAAAGAGTAAAGACAGAGATGAAGGATAGCCAAGCCATTTTGATTGAACTGGGAAGACTTCACGAGGATTGAGGTCTTCTAATTACAACATGGGGTCGTTGGTGTGGTAGTTTACGTTTCTATTAGGGAAAGTTCAGAGAACATGTCCCATTATCTCCAAGAAGATTTTTTCTTGAAACAGGGTGGAATGAAATGCAGTAGTTGTTAATTGGTTGACCATCTCcatttctataatttatatGCTTTGCTTGGTGCATCTCTCCTTTGAAGTGGTATCCAGCTTTGTTTAACTAAGCGCATCAAACATttgtctaaaaaaataaaaaataaaaaattagaagttaGACTCTGAATGGTGAAGTTCCTTGTAATTTCAATGCCGCTAGGCCCCATCCCGCGAGCAGAAGCATGGAGTGGGAACTTGCTGTTTAGCCCAACAAGTACTGAAAGTGAAATGGACTCTTAATGGCGAAAAGCATGCGAGAAGTTTGACTATGGGGCTTATGGATCCAATCTCCCCCAGTGGGCGGTAGCATCCCACATATAATGGTTCAACGGGCCTAACCCATTAATCTGGAAAACTAAACTGTATTGGATCCCGAGAGGAAAGGAAATAGCGAATTTCAACCCTTTCATACTTGGGGCCAAGAAAAATGCTGTCCAATGTTTTTCTACATCCGTGGGGTGATTGAACCTTTCTCCTTACACAGCGACAGTAAtctgagaagaaaaaaaaaatctaagatgGGCCCTATTAGGATAAGCTGTAACCACTGACCACATCTCTACAATAGAATAGTTCTTGGCCTTTTGTGTTTGTACATTTTGAACTAAATTACTCGTTTACAATAATAAATGCAATTGCAGCATGAGCAGGTGAAATGATTCCAACCACCAATATCTCACATCAAACCCATTTGGGACCCAGCAGGGATTATTTCCCTTTTATCCCTACAGAAGTGACCTTCCACCTGTTGAATTGCTGGCCTGATGGTAAAGGGGTGGGACACATCAAGAATTCCCAGTTCCCAATGTTgcttttgtatatttattagCAAAGGGATGAACggtaaagaaaaaatggagaaagcTGAAGATAGGACTCGAAGTGATATCCTGGAAGATTTATTCTAAAGGAATAATCAGCTGGTCTCTATCTCAATTATGCGTACTAAAATTCCTGCAAAGGTTAGTGTCCCAGGCTCATTTTACCAAAGACATAAGTTTGCAGAGAAACTGATGGATGGAATTAAAATTCTCATTATAGAAGTATGGAACCCAATAAAGAGCTTGAAGTTGGAAGCCCAAAGCATCACCCTAGAGAAACTCCATCCCTACCAAGATCTCAAACATAAATACAATATTgtaaagaagaagaggaaagagATACAAACAGAAAAACCAAAGCAGAGTAAATTACATTCACATCTGCTGCATCCTCCAATTCCTCGAATCTCTGTTATCACAAGACACACTCCCAGTAGGAGACAAAACACACCACCAACAATGCTATCACGCAGTCCATTAGCCAGCCAGTCAGGAGTGGCCACCAATAGGATAAAACCAGCAACTGCAGATATTCATATCAGCACCATGGCAATGATAATTTGATTAGATGAGTTGCTGTGGTCTAAGAGAAATTCGAACCTGGAAACTTCCGAGGGAAGAAGAGATTTGCTGCAACGGCAAGAAATGCAAACCAACGTCCAATTTGCCCCCTGCAACATGGGATTGGTAGTTTCAGTATATGTAATggcagaatatatatatatgatatatcagAGACCAAATAACATCGAAATTTTTAAGGAAATCGGAAAGCACCTAACAATATTCAACGGCACTGCAGGGAAACTCGTTAGAAGAAAGAGGACCAAAAGGGAACTTTGGATGGATGATCTCCGCCCTACGTGATTCAAGATTAACAAAAATCTACAAcacaaaaccaaataaaaatgcAAGTATTTCCAAACCCAGATCCCAATGTTAATGGAAAGTggaaaatattaacaaaaacctataaaacaacataaataataataataataataataaaataaaaaaaagaggaggaagaagaagaagaaaatacttGAAGGATAAGAAGTGAAAGAGACTAAATTGTGGTTCCAATGgattaaagggaaaaaaaaacgtagaagaaaaaaagagcaGGATGGCGACTGACGTGGCAGATATGGTTCCACCCCACTGAAAAGCGGCGCGACCCCCAGTCGTGGAGGATGAGAATGTTTGCTGGGAAGAAGATTGGGAAGCAGAAGCGGCATCAGCGTAAGCAGCAAGTGCGAGAGCATGGGCTATGGCCACTGTAtccacaattttcatttctaattaCAGTCAACGGATGCAGATGAATCTGCCACCGTAGACGGCTTTTGATCCCTAGGTTTGGCTTCTTCCCTGCCCATCCGATGCTCTCTTTCTAGGTTACTTGCATCACACGTGGCCCTCATGCCACCCTTGGATGTGATTTAACTACTTTTTCGATTTCCTGACGTATCAAAGAGTTTAAGAACAAAATAATccatttgtaaaaaaaaaatggtaagaatagTACCATCTCAATATATTTAtcaaagtaatattttatatccATGTAAGCATtcacatgaattttttttttttttttaagtgtaaaaaCTACAATGGataactatggttttaaaagtttcaaaaatatccttaaaaccacagttacaaattatgattttataattttccttaaaatcacATTTACTAAAtgtgatttcaaaattattttaatccaCCTCAGTTTTaatggtaaaatatttttttatcataataaccaTTAAACCACAATTAATAAggaataacctaaaatcataatcattcacattattttttatatgaaaatataaaattttaaataatataaacaatttgtttaattattttaaaatttaaaaataatataaaaaaataattttctttaattcatatgtgataaaattcataaaaaataaattatttaccataaatatataaatttttatgggaatgcatgtaggccaaattattttctcaaaatttcaatgaaaatatatatatatatagttttaaaacagccgtaaagaaaaaaattattaaggataatttgtaaaaaaaaaatagttttaaattgacaatagaaatttgtaaaaaaaattctccatttTGAAACGAactttaaggaaatttggtacattgttaagaaattttggtacatccataatttacactaaaattaaaaataaaaaaacaaatttctaaaatctcatatttttttagttgatgTATGACTATGTGAGTTCCTTTAAAGATAAGTGTGAAACCATAGTCTATAACGGTGGtttttaggatatttttaaaaccacagttactaattgtggttttatgattattatgataaataatattttaaaaataatattaaaatcataataccaTTCAAACGGGggtggattaaaaataattttgatacaaaagattactttgacaaatattttgagatgggtaccattcttaccattttttttacaaatagaTTATTTTGGTCTTAAAATCCATATCAAACTTTTGGTTATCAAATCCAGTTTTCTCATGGCATAAAGAGTCTAGCTCCTAAAATTTTGATTAGAGAGAGCGCGAAAAATAATGGTacttaaaaaaatggattttattataattaatttttaaaatgaaaaatattaaataaaaccaaatagtttattcattttaaatctaattttaattttatttttattttttattttcttcttcttttccttttattctttCCTCAAGTGTAGACCCCAAGGATacaaaaaaatgacttttttatTCTTCTGACCACCTTGGAAGCGGGCTGCTTTGGGCGGCCATGGGATGGGACTGGATGAGCTAGTTGTGGTGGCCAGACAGGACGACTTGAAAGGAAAACTAGTCAGGAGTTTTTAGGTTGGGAAGGAAGGGGCGTGAGGAGGAACATCGAGAGAAGGGGAGCTTGAGGGGCAAACCAGAGGGAGAGATAACCAAAGAGTGAGCCAGATGTTTGCTGGGAGTCGGTTTTGGGTGATAGCTTGAAAAGAAACAGGAGGGCAGCAACGGAGTGGGATTTTTCTGGGAAGAAAATATGGAGAGTGGGTGTAGGGTTTTTATGGTAGATAAacgaaaaggaaaaatatgagcAAAGGAAGTTGAGAGGTGAAAACAAGGGAACTCTATGGggattttttttgagaaaaatgagaCAACTCACTTGAAGCAAAGGTAGCACGGATTGGGAGGAGGCTCTGCAGGTGAGGTTTTTGTAATCTCCATatcctttatttcttttacattgTTTTACTCTCATTTTTAGTCGATTCTCTCAGCATTATTTGTTGTTTAGGTACGATTACAAGAGATTCTATGACTTCTTGCTGATCTAGGATTGATTGTAAATTTCAAACTATTTTGTTCTCCTATGTCTTTCGGCTTCAATTTGATTTAGATGTACATTTCTCTCTCAAATTTCTGCAATTTTTTTCGTCGAATTCCCAATTAAATCTCACCCatctttctcttattttcttttcactttttttttttttttttttttctgattctCTGTTCCAACAAGTGATAAACCATTCCCTACTTCCATGAAGATCTAGGGTTTCTTCCACTTCATCAATTTCAAATCTGAACATTTTTGCCtcaaatttctgattttttatGCTCTTGATTCAATGCGCCGAGCATTGGTGTTGTGGTTCATCTAGGTCGCTTTGAGTGATCGACGCTTGTTTGATCTaggattattttgattttgttttgtggATGAGAGATTCAATTTGGCTACGATAATATGGAGATAGTTGGCGATGTGGTGTCTTTGGACACCGAATTGTTGCAGCTGTCGGAGATGTCGCCTTTTGCTCTCAAGTCGAACCCTAGGTTCTCCGATGAGCTTTTTGATCAATGGCTTTTGCTTCTTGAGATTAACCTTCTGGGTTGGACGTACACTAGGATTGCATCTTGGCTACCTAATAGTCAGAGTCAGCCTTACCGATAAAGATGGAGTTGGTTTCTTATGATTCAATCCTAAGTTGAACTTAATGAGGCTGCATTTGATTTCTCTTTTGAATTTAATCAATTGCAATTGTTGAATTTGGAAACGTGTAGCTAATTCTCGAAGAAACTAAAATTGGTATTGATGGAAGTTAGATATTTGGTGGTTACTAGTAGTGACTAATTCATAGGGTTTGTATTTGATGGTGATAATGATTCTAGTGGAGGTGGTAGAAAATTGGTGGCAGTTGGCTTATGCTAGTGGTAATTAACAAATTGATGGTGGGCCAGTCATAAAGTTCACATGCCTTTTTCCCCATCCATCTCCATGTCggcttttaaaaaattgcttttcaaaaaaatcttgttttgaCTCCACAATTTTTCACCttttaggcttttttttttaggtcccaaatttcatttttcaataattttccaaagttccaaatttatttatttatttatttatttttaaattccacTTCCGAAATAATCTtctaaaatctaattttaaatttagtttacaaaACTTTAATTCTCGAAATTCAATtctccaaaactccaatttttaactttaattcttcaagattcaattcttgaaataattttctaaaattctaatttaatttaattttcatctttaaataatccttcaaaattccgatttccaaatttaatttccaatttccaaaattacaaCTTTCACatgtatttatttaatcattattattttatttatttatttatttacttatttttaaaattccatctttaaataattcttcaaaatttcgatttccaaatttaatttacaattttcaaaattctatttttcacatttatttgtttaatcattattattttatttatttttcaaatttcatatttaaataattcttcaaaattccaatttttaaatttaattttcaaaacttccattttcaaataattttcaaaattccaattttcaaaacttccatttttaaataattttcaagtttccaattttcataatttaattttcagaactccaattctcaaataattttcaaaattccaatttctttcaaatttaattttcgaaattccaattcttaaatttaattgtcgaaactctaatttttaaataattttcaagacttcaatttccaaataaatttttgaaaagtctagttttgtttttgaatagttttaattacactcattttttcaaatatttttaattcacaagttttctttgattttcaaataatctcttattttccttgatttttttttaataggcatgaatatgatttttcataattttaaaacaatggaatttgtgaaaCTAATTCATgaaagataaattgggctttggtgggggccctacatgtgatctcttttgattgtcaattgttatgcttaatgtatattgtttgattttcaccttgctctttgatatgcatgtgataattttatacttgaactAACCTTGTTTCTATGATAGCGCAATATTACTTGCTGTCAAGATACGCTCTcactcccactttgcttattctcatacatgattcattttattatttgaccatttcattggtatctattgatttcttagttaa
Coding sequences:
- the LOC117912541 gene encoding lysM domain receptor-like kinase 4, producing MRSSNSTKMASPSFFSVFTLSLICCFSLILAQQSYLGLGTADCYNNNYTTVLGYTCNGVNTTCQTYLIFRSESPYNNVSSISDLLASDPSQLAQINSVTETATFDTNKEVIVPVNCSCSGNYSQTNTSYVVQNGDYPLWIANNTFQGLSTCQALLNQNPSVSATNLNPGTSITVPLRCACPTKAQSDAGVKYLMSYLVAYGDTVSAISGRFGVDTGRTLEANELSEQDTINPFTTLLIPLQNPPSSSQTIVPPPPPPPPPPPPSAVSSPSGSSKKTWVYVIVGVAAGVVLLLFFGYVIFVKFFRKTKKKNDQIAVSESFKPLEKPLKVEEHEFFESISSMAQSVKVYKFEELQSATDNFSPSCLIKGSVYRGTIKGDLAAIKKMDGNVSNEIALLSKINHFNVIRLSGICFNDGHWYLVHEYAVNGSLSDWIYYNNNDRRFLVWTQRIQIALDVATGLNYLHIHVSPSYIHKDMKSNNVLLDGDFRAKIANFDQARSAEGQEGQFALTRHIVGTKGYMAPEYLENGLISTKLDVYAFGVLMLEIFTGKEVAALYGGKSIHLSEVLAAVLHEDDGKEKLGDFIDPSLDGNYPPELAIFMIRLIDSCLTKAPAGRPDMDEIVQSLSRILASS
- the LOC117912539 gene encoding lysM domain receptor-like kinase 4 — encoded protein: MAWLSFISVFTLSLISFSSSILAQQSYVGKGTTDCDNNNLTSVLGYACNGVNASCQAFLIFRSEPPYNDVSSISDLLGSDPSQLAQINSVDETATFETKKEVIVPVNCSCSGEFSQANTSYVVQHGDTYLLIANNTFEGLSTCQALRSQRTSLTTNIYTGTKLTVPLRCACPTKNQSDVGVKYLMSYLVASGDYVSSISVRFGVDTGMTLEANELSEQNPNIYPFTTLLIPLQNLPSSSQTIVPPPPPPPAPPPPTAVSSPSKSLKKTWVYVVVGVVAGSALVLLFGSVIFFKFFRKTRKKTDPIAISDSFEACEKPLKEEQHEFLESISSIAQSLKVYKFEELQSATDNFSPNCRIKGSVYRGTIKGDLAAIKKMDGEVSNEIALLNKINHFNVIRLSGICFNDGHWYLVHEYAVNGPLTDWIYNNNDDSRFLVWMQRIQIALDVATGLNYLHSYTSPPYVHKDIKSGNVLLDSDFRAKIANFGLARSAEGQEGQFALTRHIIGTRGYMAPEYLENGLVSTKLDVYAFGVLMLEMLTGKEVAALYEGENMHLPDVLVAVLHEGDGKEKLRNFIDPSLSGNYPLELAIVMIRLIDSCLKKSPASRPDMVEIVQALSRTLTTSVTWELSNNVSGYQNSS